The Aureispira anguillae genome contains a region encoding:
- a CDS encoding DUF1800 domain-containing protein has product MTNEQKIQHLYWRAGFGLSPDEFQKKKKQPLDKVIKSLFKGAKKITPVKIPHYNMPSQESFKKMSKTERREKLKETQQLTTEVNLNWVRQMVSDDYNCLQEKMTLFWHGHFACESKRFDHAARQINTIRQYALGNFRDLVLAISKDAAMIIYLNNQQNKKDRPNENYARELMELFTIGRGNYTEQDIKEAARAFTGWFSERFTGEFKFTERQHDFGQKTFMGRTGDWNGDDIIDIILERKETATYLATKVYRYFVNEKVDEQRVEILATVLYQSNYHIETMMRTLFESSWFYEPQNVGVKIKSPIELLVGMGKVLGINFGNKKSVLFSQLALGQVLFRPPNVAGWPGGKTWIDNSTLMLRINFAALIFQKAALNLELKDQPERGKGGRLKDLEISGSIAPIANIFQATSTTNLGQALGDYILQTRVTIQGSFIEQLAEKESNYEGKITAYILGIMSLPEYQMC; this is encoded by the coding sequence ATGACAAACGAACAAAAAATACAACATTTATATTGGCGGGCAGGTTTTGGTTTGTCTCCTGATGAATTCCAAAAAAAGAAAAAACAACCGTTGGATAAAGTCATTAAAAGCTTGTTTAAAGGAGCAAAAAAAATTACGCCCGTAAAAATACCGCATTATAATATGCCTTCGCAGGAGTCTTTCAAAAAGATGAGCAAAACGGAACGCCGTGAAAAACTCAAAGAAACGCAACAATTAACCACCGAAGTGAATTTGAATTGGGTAAGACAGATGGTTTCTGATGATTACAACTGTTTACAAGAAAAAATGACCTTATTTTGGCATGGGCATTTTGCTTGTGAGTCCAAGCGTTTTGATCATGCTGCTCGACAAATTAATACCATTCGCCAGTATGCTTTGGGCAATTTTAGAGATTTAGTACTGGCAATTTCTAAAGATGCTGCGATGATTATTTACCTGAATAATCAGCAAAATAAAAAAGACAGACCCAATGAGAATTATGCTCGTGAACTCATGGAGTTGTTTACAATTGGAAGAGGAAATTATACCGAGCAAGATATAAAAGAAGCGGCTCGTGCTTTTACGGGCTGGTTCTCTGAACGATTTACAGGGGAGTTTAAATTCACGGAGCGTCAACATGATTTTGGACAAAAAACCTTTATGGGGAGAACAGGCGATTGGAATGGGGATGATATTATTGATATTATTTTGGAGCGCAAAGAAACCGCAACCTATCTAGCTACCAAGGTTTACCGCTATTTTGTGAATGAAAAAGTGGATGAACAACGAGTCGAAATTTTAGCAACAGTTTTGTACCAATCGAATTATCATATCGAAACGATGATGCGAACCTTGTTTGAGAGCAGTTGGTTTTATGAACCTCAAAATGTAGGGGTGAAAATCAAATCACCTATTGAGTTATTGGTTGGAATGGGAAAGGTTTTGGGAATTAATTTTGGCAATAAAAAATCAGTGCTTTTTTCTCAACTGGCCTTGGGGCAGGTGCTTTTTAGACCTCCTAATGTGGCAGGTTGGCCTGGTGGAAAAACTTGGATAGATAATTCTACCTTGATGTTACGAATAAATTTTGCAGCGTTGATTTTTCAAAAAGCAGCCCTCAATTTAGAACTAAAAGATCAACCCGAAAGGGGGAAAGGAGGGCGGTTAAAAGACCTCGAAATTTCTGGAAGTATAGCCCCCATTGCCAATATATTTCAAGCAACTTCAACAACAAATCTAGGGCAGGCTCTAGGAGATTATATTTTACAGACTCGGGTGACTATTCAGGGCTCTTTTATCGAACAATTGGCAGAAAAAGAAAGCAATTATGAAGGAAAAATAACGGCTTATATCTTGGGTATTATGAGTCTGCCAGAATATCAAATGTGTTAA
- a CDS encoding LytR/AlgR family response regulator transcription factor, with protein MDIIRCVIVEDEKRTRNVLKTLLEKYCEGVEVVAEAENIQEAVAVIKEHQPGLVFLDIEMPRESGFSLFKYFQEIDFEVVFTTAYDQYAVKAIKLAALDYLVKPINLEELMETLERFRTKIKKVDNSAKQHQLLEDSLHNKGKQKIALSCIDGLMFIEVTDIVRCQSDKSYTVIVLASGQEIWTSKNLGEYESILDEANFFRVHRSHIINTNYVTKLTRGKTPILLMKDGSKIPVSLAKKEKLLKILLE; from the coding sequence ATGGATATAATTCGATGTGTGATTGTAGAAGACGAAAAACGAACTAGAAATGTTTTAAAGACATTGCTAGAAAAATACTGTGAGGGGGTTGAGGTAGTTGCTGAAGCAGAGAATATACAGGAGGCTGTCGCAGTAATCAAAGAACACCAACCTGGATTGGTTTTTTTAGATATTGAAATGCCTAGAGAAAGCGGCTTTAGTTTGTTTAAGTACTTTCAAGAAATAGACTTTGAAGTTGTGTTTACAACTGCCTACGATCAATATGCTGTAAAAGCGATCAAATTAGCAGCGTTAGATTATCTGGTCAAACCGATTAATCTGGAAGAGTTAATGGAGACGTTGGAACGGTTTAGAACGAAGATAAAAAAGGTAGACAATAGTGCTAAACAGCATCAACTCTTAGAAGATTCTTTGCACAATAAGGGCAAACAAAAAATTGCACTTTCTTGCATTGATGGTCTAATGTTTATTGAGGTGACCGATATTGTTCGTTGCCAATCGGATAAGAGTTATACCGTTATTGTATTAGCATCAGGGCAAGAAATTTGGACGTCTAAAAATTTAGGAGAATACGAATCCATTTTGGATGAAGCGAATTTTTTTCGGGTGCATCGCTCTCATATTATTAATACCAATTATGTTACCAAATTAACAAGGGGAAAAACGCCTATATTATTGATGAAAGATGGAAGTAAAATTCCTGTTTCTTTGGCTAAAAAAGAAAAACTATTAAAAATTCTTTTGGAGTAG
- a CDS encoding LodA/GoxA family CTQ-dependent oxidase, translated as MTLKTNFRIHPAIGFARVGNSEDYYIEPQTMAGEHTTGALSGGLPIKKGTDATPISSDDIRDAAGKLKKQAARFKIYQYQDPDTLSYPSGGGEEVIIGSTVTINGVQKKVADIVWMVHLANKKANSWVEPEAGIEAYANGNTPEMRNPNFAGTADPSNKTRLQKLMTDAGPRVIQASANETVLFNKTTVPTYWDPIDGEIKTINSYPVSFPASDGDPSAYNDSSELIDYIGELQTEVNGHLLVLGGYGKACGFDMNGDPDPNAVLDHDVNNDNWLDDTGDGPVNAVLIFDDNTHHTIEGSAWVVATDPAYAPQTLNVVSLWDDVYMTWLEELGLEPSIYANGQYNTNYQPYFHDDVYPTLNAAHLQMWNTNLPDKAIKSHQTFSNLTENKPPFDALSFIRNPNIPAQAENGSPLMPLALGDSEKSFLSVSTSQYFFMEQWMNNKCVGATKKNLGPGEYLDKAVLANCLGGRFSPGIDLTFIVRDTNLYNTNWTKPTVGPFRVNKQIMDYSTATTDNPFLGVGYVPLRTAPVEPGDLCKFMSIPWHTDYNSCATHTPAPNPGGDITVSYELNQASIIALNNTYLPKTVIAELETIRGQVFLYPTPTGQMSFDQQLEILILKAEPSTSEDCVEQYIVTITENAVIKSNVYAGNVNTSLFWSWPAQRPVAVYTYEDLVRNNGTLPRQRFSVRGAGTNVEQGLFMGAQSVGRYQVRRHILTNWHKIGTIIQGVAIEGYPQNYDPSYFLEVESQFNKDESNQVLPWPNTVTDKVYPPLDNPDPIRLCPHFRNNEKA; from the coding sequence ATGACATTAAAAACAAATTTTCGTATTCATCCAGCTATCGGTTTTGCTAGAGTTGGAAACAGTGAAGATTATTATATAGAGCCTCAAACGATGGCAGGGGAACATACCACAGGGGCACTTTCTGGGGGATTACCCATCAAAAAAGGCACAGATGCAACTCCAATTAGTAGTGATGACATCCGAGATGCGGCTGGCAAACTAAAAAAACAAGCTGCTCGTTTCAAAATTTATCAATACCAAGACCCCGATACCTTGAGCTACCCTTCTGGTGGCGGTGAGGAAGTAATCATAGGTTCTACCGTCACCATCAATGGCGTTCAAAAAAAGGTTGCAGATATTGTTTGGATGGTTCACTTGGCCAATAAAAAAGCCAATTCGTGGGTAGAACCAGAAGCAGGCATTGAGGCTTATGCCAATGGCAACACTCCTGAAATGAGAAATCCTAATTTTGCAGGAACAGCAGACCCTAGCAACAAAACTCGACTTCAAAAATTAATGACAGACGCTGGTCCTAGGGTCATTCAGGCAAGTGCTAATGAGACTGTCTTATTCAATAAAACAACCGTTCCTACCTATTGGGACCCAATAGATGGAGAAATCAAAACGATCAATAGTTATCCTGTTTCTTTTCCTGCCAGTGATGGCGATCCTAGTGCTTATAACGATAGCAGTGAATTGATTGATTACATTGGTGAATTGCAAACGGAAGTTAATGGGCACCTATTGGTGTTGGGTGGCTATGGAAAAGCCTGTGGTTTTGATATGAATGGAGACCCCGATCCCAATGCCGTGTTAGATCATGATGTTAACAATGACAATTGGCTGGATGACACGGGTGATGGTCCTGTCAATGCAGTTTTAATTTTTGACGACAATACACATCATACCATAGAAGGAAGTGCTTGGGTGGTTGCCACAGACCCCGCTTATGCCCCTCAAACCCTAAATGTTGTTTCTCTATGGGACGACGTTTATATGACTTGGCTAGAAGAATTGGGCTTAGAACCTTCGATTTATGCAAATGGGCAATACAACACTAATTATCAACCTTACTTTCACGATGATGTTTATCCTACCTTAAATGCGGCGCACTTACAGATGTGGAATACCAATCTGCCTGATAAAGCGATTAAATCCCATCAGACTTTTTCTAATTTAACAGAAAACAAGCCTCCTTTTGATGCCTTGTCTTTTATTAGAAATCCTAATATTCCTGCTCAAGCAGAAAATGGTTCTCCTCTGATGCCACTTGCACTGGGCGATTCTGAAAAAAGCTTTCTATCGGTTTCTACCAGCCAATATTTCTTTATGGAACAATGGATGAACAATAAATGCGTAGGAGCAACTAAAAAGAACTTAGGTCCTGGCGAATATCTAGACAAGGCCGTTCTAGCCAATTGTTTGGGGGGGCGTTTTAGCCCAGGAATTGACCTAACCTTTATTGTTCGAGACACTAATTTATACAATACCAATTGGACAAAACCTACTGTTGGTCCCTTTCGAGTCAATAAACAAATAATGGATTATAGCACTGCCACCACAGATAATCCGTTTCTTGGCGTTGGTTATGTTCCTCTTAGAACCGCCCCTGTAGAGCCTGGCGACTTATGCAAATTCATGTCTATTCCTTGGCATACCGATTATAATTCTTGTGCCACACATACGCCTGCTCCTAACCCAGGTGGTGACATTACCGTCAGCTATGAATTAAACCAAGCTTCTATTATTGCTTTGAACAATACTTATTTGCCCAAAACAGTAATTGCCGAGCTTGAGACCATTAGAGGGCAAGTATTTTTATATCCAACCCCCACAGGGCAAATGAGCTTTGACCAACAACTGGAAATCTTAATTCTAAAAGCAGAGCCTTCTACCAGTGAAGATTGTGTCGAACAATACATTGTTACCATCACTGAAAATGCTGTGATTAAATCCAATGTTTATGCAGGCAATGTCAATACTTCCCTATTTTGGTCTTGGCCAGCACAACGTCCTGTAGCCGTTTATACCTACGAAGATTTGGTGCGCAATAATGGTACTTTGCCTAGACAGCGTTTTTCTGTTAGAGGGGCAGGTACGAATGTAGAACAAGGCTTATTTATGGGTGCACAGTCCGTTGGGCGTTATCAAGTGCGTAGACATATCTTAACCAATTGGCACAAAATAGGAACCATTATTCAAGGAGTGGCGATAGAAGGCTATCCTCAAAATTATGATCCTTCTTACTTCTTGGAAGTAGAAAGCCAATTTAATAAAGATGAGAGCAATCAAGTACTCCCTTGGCCCAACACCGTTACCGATAAAGTCTATCCCCCTTTAGATAACCCTGATCCCATTCGTTTGTGTCCTCATTTTAGGAACAACGAAAAAGCGTAA
- a CDS encoding NAD(P)/FAD-dependent oxidoreductase, which translates to MNSYQIAIIGGGPAGSSCALALARLGIKEVVIIESGAHDQFKIGESIPPESKTILRHLGIWNAFKAEKHDPCYGSCSYWGDNKRGYNDFLLSPYGHGWHLDRSRFDRFLFREAQKAGTHCLLNTQYKRASKLTTGGFELVLQDSNSKEQIIQAQLVVDATGSRSLFALQQGSKKIHTEPLICLAARFEFDPIHTPISKLTQIEASEYGWWYAARLPQHQFLVGLYTDAITIKQRKLQQVETWQKLLDQLPVISQSTRKMQLKKETFKGFPAPSFCLDKMVGRHWIAIGDAATAYDPITSQGIMKSMSNGIAAAQTLQQKITQPKSRFINFQSITKERYKQYLAMRQHFYQLEKRWPQAPFWAKYQQTVALNNT; encoded by the coding sequence ATGAATTCGTATCAAATAGCCATCATAGGAGGAGGCCCTGCTGGAAGTAGTTGTGCCCTTGCCCTTGCTCGTTTAGGAATTAAGGAGGTTGTTATTATAGAAAGCGGTGCACACGACCAATTTAAAATTGGAGAAAGCATCCCCCCTGAATCCAAGACCATTCTTAGGCACTTGGGCATTTGGAATGCTTTTAAAGCTGAAAAACACGATCCTTGTTATGGAAGTTGTTCCTATTGGGGGGATAACAAGAGGGGCTACAATGACTTTTTGTTGAGTCCTTATGGGCATGGTTGGCATCTAGATCGAAGTAGGTTTGATCGTTTTTTATTTAGGGAAGCCCAAAAAGCAGGCACACATTGTCTTCTAAATACCCAGTACAAACGAGCTTCTAAATTGACGACTGGTGGTTTTGAGTTGGTCCTTCAAGATTCCAACTCCAAAGAGCAAATCATCCAAGCTCAGTTGGTGGTTGATGCCACAGGCAGTCGTTCGCTTTTTGCGTTACAACAGGGTAGCAAAAAAATCCATACAGAGCCCTTAATTTGCTTAGCGGCAAGATTTGAATTTGATCCTATCCATACCCCTATTTCCAAATTAACCCAAATAGAAGCTTCTGAATATGGCTGGTGGTATGCTGCTCGACTGCCACAACATCAGTTTTTGGTGGGGTTGTATACCGATGCCATCACCATAAAACAACGAAAATTGCAACAGGTAGAAACTTGGCAAAAACTATTGGATCAACTCCCTGTCATTAGCCAATCTACTCGTAAGATGCAATTAAAAAAAGAAACCTTCAAAGGTTTTCCCGCCCCCTCTTTCTGCTTGGACAAAATGGTGGGTAGACATTGGATTGCGATTGGTGATGCAGCCACTGCTTATGACCCAATTACCTCACAAGGGATTATGAAATCTATGTCGAACGGCATTGCAGCCGCTCAGACCTTACAACAAAAAATCACACAACCCAAAAGTAGATTTATTAATTTTCAATCCATCACCAAAGAACGTTACAAGCAATATTTAGCCATGCGCCAACACTTCTACCAATTAGAAAAGCGCTGGCCTCAGGCTCCCTTTTGGGCAAAATATCAACAAACAGTAGCATTAAACAATACCTAA
- a CDS encoding DUF1501 domain-containing protein yields MKNISRRQFIQRSSLATAGTMTLPLFLRAFERPNLFNNNPKKLVVVQFSGGNDGLNAIVPYSNDIYYKNRPTIAVKASKVLKATDELGFNPKLKVLQSLYDSGDVCIINNIGYPNPDRSHFRSMDIWHTASDSNEFLSTGWLGRYLDSNCADCSNPHHAIEIDDTLSLALKGEGMSGFAMKNPNQLRNTTHSKIVQAVAQHHHDHDHEENVAYLYKTLTNTVASADYIYEKSKVYRSTGTYPKGKLGKELKQIAELIISESDTQIYYVTIGGFDTHNNQVNQQERLLGSYSEAMTAFVKDLKKNNKWEDTLVMTFSEFGRRVAENGSRGTDHGKGNNLYLMGGKLKKQGFYNQGPDLSRLDRGDVQFSVDFRRVYATILKDWLKTNDQAILKQQFQSLGIV; encoded by the coding sequence ATGAAAAATATATCTCGTCGTCAATTCATTCAACGTTCCAGTTTAGCAACAGCAGGAACCATGACCTTGCCTTTGTTTTTACGGGCATTTGAGCGCCCCAATTTGTTCAATAACAATCCTAAGAAATTGGTCGTGGTTCAATTTTCGGGTGGCAATGATGGTTTGAATGCCATTGTTCCCTATTCCAATGATATTTACTATAAAAATAGACCAACCATCGCTGTAAAGGCTAGTAAAGTATTAAAAGCAACCGATGAATTGGGATTTAACCCCAAACTGAAAGTGTTGCAATCGCTTTATGATAGTGGCGATGTTTGTATCATCAATAATATTGGTTATCCCAACCCTGATCGATCGCATTTTCGATCTATGGATATTTGGCATACAGCAAGTGATTCCAATGAGTTTTTATCAACAGGTTGGCTAGGGCGTTACTTGGATAGTAACTGTGCCGATTGTTCCAATCCCCATCATGCTATTGAAATTGATGATACCCTTAGTCTGGCTCTCAAAGGGGAAGGAATGAGTGGTTTTGCGATGAAAAATCCCAATCAGTTGAGAAATACAACGCATAGTAAAATTGTTCAAGCTGTAGCTCAACATCATCACGACCACGACCACGAAGAGAATGTTGCTTATTTATACAAAACATTAACCAATACAGTTGCTTCTGCGGATTATATTTATGAAAAATCAAAGGTATACCGTTCTACAGGAACCTACCCCAAAGGAAAATTAGGAAAAGAGTTAAAACAAATTGCCGAATTGATCATCTCGGAATCCGATACACAGATTTATTATGTTACAATAGGAGGTTTTGATACGCACAACAATCAAGTAAATCAGCAGGAGCGTTTATTAGGGAGCTATTCAGAGGCGATGACAGCTTTTGTAAAGGATTTGAAGAAAAACAATAAGTGGGAAGATACCTTAGTGATGACCTTTTCAGAATTTGGGCGCAGGGTTGCCGAGAATGGCAGCAGGGGAACAGACCATGGTAAGGGAAACAACCTTTATTTGATGGGTGGGAAGCTCAAAAAGCAGGGATTTTATAATCAAGGACCTGATTTAAGTAGACTGGATCGAGGAGATGTGCAATTTTCCGTAGATTTTAGGCGAGTTTATGCTACCATTCTAAAAGATTGGTTAAAAACTAACGATCAGGCTATTTTAAAACAGCAATTCCAAAGTTTAGGTATTGTTTAA